Proteins encoded together in one Chitinophaga varians window:
- a CDS encoding ATP-dependent DNA helicase RecQ, with product MSTPVAILQQYWGYNQFRTLQEDIISNILAGQDTLALLPTGGGKSICFQVPAMMKPGLCLVVTPLIALMKDQVANLKKKGITAYSIYSGMLYKDVERVLEAARRGGCKFLYVSPERLQSKLFQTYCDGLPVNLIAVDEAHCISQWGYDFRPAYLKIADIRSYFPEAPVLALTASATPKVQTDICDKLLMKEAKVFTKSFTRANLSYSVLEEATKIDKVKHILDRVPGCGIVYCRNRKRTREIADLLQLQGISASYYHAGLPQAERAARQEAWINNENRVMVCTNAFGMGIDKPDVRIVVHYDMPDGLEAYYQEAGRAGRDEQKAYAVLLYNEEELAEMQERIALQFPTLEQVREVYQCVVNYLQVPVGSAEGVYFDFDINDFARTFQLNLTMVYSAIKLLEQEEVLQLSESVFLPSRVEFVTNKESLYAFENAYPALEEIIKVLLRTYEGIFDHAVPIYERQIGRIMYMEDDDIAALLQQLHQYGIIHYHARRDEPQLCFLQERVSASNLRINMARVEVRKKVYADRLAAMFAYARNSDTCRTQQLVAYFGEKDAAPCGICDVCLKKKSSPPDAASFKRIADNVTGILKDKPLLFAELHQQLPDIRRSDLMAVLQFMNEEGLLRRDEEGKLCI from the coding sequence TTGAGCACACCCGTAGCCATATTGCAGCAATACTGGGGTTATAACCAGTTCCGCACATTACAGGAAGATATTATCAGCAATATCCTGGCAGGCCAGGACACACTGGCGCTGTTGCCTACCGGCGGCGGCAAGTCCATCTGTTTCCAGGTGCCGGCTATGATGAAACCGGGGCTGTGCCTCGTGGTCACACCGCTGATAGCCCTGATGAAAGACCAGGTGGCCAACCTCAAAAAGAAAGGCATCACGGCGTATTCGATCTATTCCGGGATGTTGTACAAAGACGTGGAACGTGTGCTGGAAGCGGCCCGCAGAGGAGGATGTAAATTCCTGTACGTATCTCCTGAACGGCTGCAAAGCAAACTGTTTCAAACCTATTGCGATGGCCTGCCGGTGAACCTGATCGCGGTGGACGAAGCGCACTGTATTTCTCAGTGGGGGTACGATTTCCGTCCTGCCTATCTGAAAATAGCAGATATAAGGAGTTATTTCCCCGAGGCGCCGGTGCTGGCACTTACCGCGTCTGCCACACCCAAAGTACAGACAGACATCTGCGATAAGCTCCTGATGAAGGAGGCTAAAGTGTTTACCAAAAGTTTCACCCGTGCCAATCTCTCCTACAGTGTGCTGGAAGAAGCCACTAAAATCGATAAAGTAAAACATATACTGGACCGCGTGCCCGGCTGTGGCATCGTGTATTGCCGCAACCGCAAGCGTACCAGGGAAATAGCAGACCTCCTGCAATTGCAGGGCATATCTGCCAGTTACTACCACGCCGGCCTGCCGCAGGCCGAAAGGGCCGCCAGGCAGGAAGCCTGGATCAATAATGAAAACCGGGTAATGGTCTGTACCAACGCTTTCGGGATGGGCATCGACAAACCGGACGTGCGCATCGTGGTACACTACGATATGCCCGATGGCCTGGAAGCTTATTACCAGGAAGCTGGCCGCGCAGGCAGGGATGAACAAAAAGCCTATGCCGTATTATTGTACAACGAAGAGGAACTGGCCGAAATGCAGGAGCGCATCGCATTGCAGTTCCCAACGCTGGAACAGGTGCGGGAAGTGTACCAATGTGTGGTGAACTATCTCCAGGTGCCGGTAGGCAGCGCGGAAGGCGTTTATTTTGATTTTGATATCAATGATTTTGCCCGCACTTTCCAGCTCAACCTGACGATGGTGTACAGCGCTATCAAATTGCTGGAACAGGAAGAGGTGCTGCAATTGAGTGAAAGCGTGTTCCTGCCTTCCCGGGTGGAATTCGTGACCAATAAAGAATCGCTGTACGCTTTTGAAAACGCGTATCCCGCGCTGGAAGAGATCATCAAGGTGTTGCTGCGTACCTATGAAGGTATTTTTGATCACGCGGTGCCGATATACGAAAGGCAGATAGGAAGGATCATGTATATGGAGGATGATGATATTGCTGCGTTATTGCAACAGTTGCATCAATACGGCATTATCCATTATCACGCCCGGCGTGACGAGCCACAGCTCTGCTTTCTGCAGGAAAGGGTGTCGGCATCCAATCTGCGTATCAATATGGCGCGGGTGGAAGTACGTAAAAAGGTATATGCCGACCGGCTGGCGGCTATGTTTGCGTATGCCCGTAACAGTGATACCTGCCGTACGCAGCAGCTGGTGGCTTATTTTGGCGAGAAGGACGCAGCGCCTTGTGGCATCTGTGATGTATGCCTGAAGAAAAAATCATCCCCGCCGGATGCTGCATCGTTTAAACGTATAGCAGACAACGTTACAGGGATACTGAAAGATAAACCACTACTGTTTGCGGAATTGCATCAGCAATTGCCTGATATCCGCAGAAGCGATCTGATGGCCGTGTTACAGTTCATGAATGAAGAAGGGCTGTTGCGCCGCGATGAGGAGGGGAAACTCTGCATTTAG
- a CDS encoding Gfo/Idh/MocA family oxidoreductase codes for MSKVIKTGICSFGMSGQIFHAPFIYVNPGFEFTAVVERSKDLARQRYPNVKVYTSVADLLADKELELIVVNTPNYTHFEYVKAALEAGKNVIVEKPFTVTAAEAEALIALAKEKKLLLSVYHNRRYDSDFKIVRKVLNEGLLGDVLEAEIHYDRFKEELSYKKHKEVANPGTGSLYDLGSHLIDQALQLFGFPQSVWADIRIIRKDSVVDDYFELVLFYDTLRVRLKCSYLIREALPSYQIHGRIGSFIKTKSDIQEAQLQRGLLPNSPDWGAEAPHEWGLLHTTIDGKTVKQYLPGTSGNYMDYYQGIYEAIANNAPNPVDPKDAKNVIRIIEAAFQSSKEGRVISL; via the coding sequence ATGAGTAAAGTGATCAAAACGGGCATCTGCTCCTTCGGCATGTCCGGACAAATTTTCCATGCGCCATTTATATACGTGAACCCGGGCTTTGAATTCACCGCCGTGGTGGAACGTAGCAAGGACCTGGCCAGACAAAGATATCCTAACGTAAAAGTATATACGTCCGTCGCCGATCTGCTGGCAGATAAAGAGCTGGAACTGATTGTTGTAAACACGCCCAACTACACCCACTTCGAATATGTGAAAGCCGCGCTGGAAGCAGGCAAGAACGTGATCGTAGAAAAACCTTTCACTGTTACGGCCGCCGAAGCGGAAGCCCTCATCGCGCTGGCGAAAGAGAAAAAACTGCTGCTCAGCGTATACCACAACCGCCGCTATGACAGCGATTTCAAAATCGTTCGTAAAGTACTTAACGAAGGCCTTCTCGGCGATGTCCTCGAAGCAGAAATCCACTACGACCGCTTCAAGGAAGAACTGAGCTATAAAAAACACAAGGAAGTGGCCAACCCCGGTACCGGTAGCCTTTACGATCTCGGTTCACACCTGATAGACCAGGCGCTGCAACTGTTCGGGTTTCCCCAATCCGTTTGGGCAGATATACGGATCATCCGGAAAGATTCCGTTGTAGACGACTACTTTGAACTGGTACTTTTCTACGACACCCTGCGTGTACGCCTGAAATGCAGCTATCTCATCAGAGAAGCGCTGCCTTCCTATCAGATCCACGGGCGCATCGGCTCTTTCATCAAAACAAAATCCGATATACAGGAAGCACAACTGCAAAGAGGCCTGTTGCCTAACAGCCCGGACTGGGGCGCCGAAGCGCCGCATGAATGGGGATTGCTGCATACTACCATCGACGGAAAAACCGTGAAACAATACCTCCCCGGCACCAGCGGCAACTACATGGACTACTATCAGGGCATCTATGAAGCCATCGCCAACAATGCGCCCAACCCGGTAGACCCGAAAGATGCGAAAAATGTGATCAGAATTATTGAAGCAGCCTTCCAGAGCAGTAAAGAAGGCCGTGTAATTTCATTATAA
- a CDS encoding helicase HerA-like domain-containing protein, which produces MANQEAFLESIKNGYTFKGEHFKLGCAMLDGEVISGADVFLPLKTMNRHGLIAGATGTGKTKTLQVIAEGLSDASVPVLLMDIKGDLSGIAAAGTDNPKIQERYQKIGGSWSPAAYPSELLSLSNEKGVRLRATTSEFGPILLSKILELNDTQAGLVAMLFKYCDDNKLPLLDLKDFKKVLQFASDEGKAELEKDYGKISTTSTGTILRKVIELEQQGADLFFGEKSFEVDDLMRISDDGRGVVSILRVADIQDRPKLFSTFMLSLLAELYATLPEEGDLDKPKLVMFIDEAHLIFNEASDALLKQIDTIIKLIRSKGVGIFFCTQNPMDIPASVLGQLGLKVQHALRAFTANDRKTIKQTAENYPLSDFYKTDELLTQIGIGEALITCLNEKGVPTPLAATMLVSPRSRMDVLTDAEIDALVNNSKMVKKYAETIDNESAYEILTAKLQEAAEKTAAAASSGSSGTGKQKEEKSLLEQVMGSSAMRQAGRTAASVITRSLLGALGLGGRSKKSIF; this is translated from the coding sequence ATGGCCAATCAAGAAGCATTTCTGGAGTCCATTAAGAACGGCTATACATTTAAAGGCGAGCATTTCAAGTTAGGATGTGCTATGCTGGATGGTGAAGTGATCAGTGGAGCAGATGTATTCCTCCCTCTGAAAACCATGAACAGGCATGGTTTGATCGCCGGCGCCACCGGTACCGGTAAAACCAAGACCCTGCAGGTGATCGCCGAAGGCCTCAGCGATGCCAGCGTTCCCGTATTATTGATGGACATCAAGGGCGACCTTAGCGGTATCGCTGCTGCCGGCACTGACAATCCCAAGATCCAGGAACGGTACCAGAAAATCGGTGGCTCCTGGTCACCCGCCGCATACCCTTCTGAACTGCTGTCCCTCAGCAACGAAAAAGGTGTCCGCCTGCGCGCCACCACCAGCGAATTTGGCCCCATACTGCTTTCCAAAATACTGGAACTGAATGATACACAGGCAGGCCTCGTAGCCATGCTGTTTAAATATTGCGACGATAACAAGCTCCCGCTGCTGGACCTGAAAGACTTCAAAAAAGTGCTGCAATTCGCTTCTGATGAGGGCAAGGCAGAACTGGAAAAAGACTATGGTAAAATATCCACCACTTCCACCGGCACTATCCTGCGCAAAGTGATAGAGCTGGAACAACAGGGCGCCGATCTCTTCTTCGGGGAAAAATCCTTTGAAGTGGATGACCTCATGCGCATCAGCGACGATGGCCGCGGCGTAGTCTCTATCCTGCGGGTGGCCGATATCCAGGACCGCCCCAAACTCTTCTCCACCTTCATGCTCAGCCTGCTGGCAGAACTATATGCCACGCTGCCTGAAGAGGGAGACCTCGATAAACCCAAACTGGTGATGTTCATCGACGAAGCGCACCTGATCTTTAATGAAGCCAGCGACGCGCTGTTGAAACAGATCGACACCATCATCAAACTGATACGCTCCAAAGGCGTAGGCATTTTCTTCTGTACCCAAAACCCTATGGACATCCCTGCTTCCGTGCTCGGACAACTGGGCCTTAAAGTACAGCACGCCCTGCGCGCCTTCACCGCCAACGACCGTAAAACCATCAAACAGACAGCCGAAAACTATCCGTTGTCTGACTTCTATAAAACGGATGAACTGCTGACGCAGATTGGCATTGGCGAGGCGCTGATCACCTGTCTCAACGAAAAAGGCGTGCCTACGCCGCTGGCCGCCACTATGCTGGTATCGCCGCGCTCCCGTATGGACGTGCTCACCGACGCGGAGATAGATGCCCTCGTCAATAATTCCAAAATGGTGAAGAAATATGCCGAGACCATCGACAACGAAAGCGCCTACGAAATACTGACTGCCAAACTGCAGGAGGCAGCAGAAAAAACAGCTGCAGCCGCCAGTTCCGGCTCATCAGGCACCGGCAAACAAAAAGAAGAAAAAAGCCTGCTCGAACAGGTAATGGGCAGCTCTGCCATGCGGCAGGCAGGTCGTACAGCCGCCAGCGTTATCACCCGCAGCCTGCTGGGGGCGCTGGGCCTCGGCGGCAGAAGCAAGAAGTCAATTTTTTAG
- a CDS encoding co-chaperone GroES family protein has product MAIHITPDNKLKKLIVVGDRVLIKPTTPHDRTKSGLYLPPGVQSKEKVQRGYVIKTGPGYAIPVPVEDEDSWKPEEDKVKYIPLQAKEGDLAIFLLSGSTEIVYEDETYFIVPQGAILMLEREEDL; this is encoded by the coding sequence ATGGCTATACATATTACACCGGACAATAAACTAAAAAAACTGATCGTTGTTGGCGATCGTGTACTGATTAAGCCAACAACACCGCACGACCGTACCAAAAGCGGATTATACCTGCCTCCCGGTGTGCAGTCCAAAGAAAAGGTACAGAGAGGATATGTGATCAAAACCGGTCCCGGTTACGCTATTCCTGTTCCCGTGGAAGACGAGGATTCCTGGAAGCCGGAAGAGGATAAAGTGAAATATATCCCCTTACAGGCCAAAGAAGGCGACCTTGCTATCTTTCTGCTCAGTGGTTCCACAGAGATCGTATATGAAGACGAAACATACTTCATTGTGCCACAGGGAGCCATCCTGATGCTGGAAAGAGAAGAAGACCTGTGA
- a CDS encoding MBL fold metallo-hydrolase, producing MKLYTIDTGFFKLDGGAMFGVVPKTLWNKTNPADENNLCTWAMRCLLIEDGNRLILIDNGIGDKQDAKFFSHYYLHGDATLDKSLAAHGFHRNDITDVFLTHLHFDHCGGSIVREGDKLVPAFKNATYWSNEDHWKWATVPNDREKASFLKENILPIQESGQLKFIAHQEGVAFTDHMSIRFANGHTDAMMLPQIRYKDKTIVYMADLLPSIGHLPLPYVMAYDMFPLTTLTEKKKFLQEAVDNQYVLFFEHDPVNECCVLQTTEKGIRAGETFALSAL from the coding sequence ATGAAATTATACACCATCGACACAGGTTTCTTCAAACTGGATGGCGGCGCCATGTTTGGCGTAGTGCCCAAAACACTGTGGAACAAAACGAACCCTGCTGATGAAAACAACCTGTGTACCTGGGCCATGCGCTGCCTGCTCATCGAAGACGGCAACCGCCTGATACTGATCGATAACGGTATCGGCGATAAACAGGACGCTAAATTCTTCAGCCACTATTACCTGCACGGCGATGCCACCCTCGATAAATCCCTTGCGGCACACGGCTTTCATCGTAATGACATCACAGACGTGTTTTTAACGCACCTCCATTTTGATCATTGCGGCGGCAGCATTGTACGGGAAGGCGATAAGCTGGTGCCTGCCTTTAAAAACGCCACCTACTGGAGCAATGAAGACCACTGGAAATGGGCTACTGTGCCCAACGACAGGGAAAAAGCATCTTTCCTGAAAGAAAACATCCTGCCCATCCAGGAAAGCGGCCAGCTGAAATTCATCGCTCATCAGGAGGGCGTTGCTTTTACCGATCATATGAGTATCCGCTTCGCCAATGGCCATACCGACGCCATGATGCTGCCGCAGATCCGGTATAAAGACAAAACCATCGTATATATGGCCGATCTGCTCCCGTCTATCGGGCATCTGCCGCTCCCTTATGTGATGGCGTACGATATGTTCCCACTGACCACCCTTACGGAAAAGAAAAAGTTCCTGCAGGAAGCGGTAGACAACCAGTACGTATTGTTCTTTGAGCATGATCCTGTCAATGAATGCTGTGTACTGCAAACCACCGAAAAAGGTATCCGGGCAGGGGAAACATTTGCCCTCAGCGCCCTGTAG
- a CDS encoding MFS transporter: MITAGKKVLNGWAMYDWANSVYNLVITTTFFPIYFLAVTDEHVSFMGMRFVNSALYNYTMAAAFLLVAIASPILSSISDTRGNKKNFLKFFTILGSVSCAALFFFTKSTLWLGVLAFMLATMGYCGGLVFYNSYLPEIAAPEDRDRISARGYSMGYIGSVLLQLVGFALVMTLPFGLDEGTAVRGTFLLVGVWWLGFAQITFATLPATKATVSKHSSGALTEGFGELRKVYAQVKTMPVLKRFLRGFFFYSMGVQTVMMAATIFGSKVLNLPSDKLIGTVVIIQVVAIAGAWGMARLSGIFGNLRVLIGVVIVWIGICIAGYKMQTATDFYLLATAVGLVMGGIQSLSRSTYAKLMPETQDTASFFSYYDVTEKLSIVIGMFSFAYIDDYTENMRNSVLALVVFFVIGLAWIISALRKQRQLAGMETEKEKHLVM; the protein is encoded by the coding sequence ATGATTACTGCCGGCAAAAAAGTACTCAACGGCTGGGCCATGTATGACTGGGCCAACTCCGTATACAATCTCGTTATCACTACCACCTTCTTCCCCATTTATTTCCTCGCCGTCACCGACGAACACGTCTCCTTTATGGGCATGCGTTTCGTCAACTCTGCCCTGTATAACTACACTATGGCAGCGGCTTTTCTACTGGTAGCGATCGCGTCTCCGATCCTGTCGTCTATTTCCGACACCCGTGGCAACAAAAAGAACTTCCTGAAATTTTTCACCATCCTGGGCTCCGTGTCATGCGCAGCGCTTTTCTTTTTCACCAAAAGCACGCTATGGCTGGGCGTATTGGCCTTTATGCTGGCCACTATGGGCTACTGCGGCGGACTGGTGTTCTATAACTCCTATCTGCCTGAAATAGCCGCTCCGGAGGACCGTGACCGTATCAGCGCCCGCGGCTACAGCATGGGCTACATCGGCAGCGTATTGCTGCAACTGGTAGGCTTCGCGCTGGTCATGACCCTGCCTTTCGGCCTGGATGAAGGCACAGCAGTAAGAGGCACCTTCCTGCTGGTAGGCGTATGGTGGCTGGGTTTTGCCCAGATCACTTTTGCCACCCTGCCCGCTACCAAAGCCACTGTCAGCAAACACAGCAGCGGTGCGCTCACCGAAGGGTTCGGCGAGCTGCGTAAAGTATATGCCCAGGTAAAAACAATGCCGGTGCTGAAACGTTTCCTGCGCGGCTTCTTTTTTTACAGCATGGGCGTACAGACGGTGATGATGGCCGCTACTATTTTCGGCAGCAAAGTGCTGAACCTGCCGTCCGATAAACTGATCGGCACGGTGGTGATCATCCAGGTGGTGGCTATTGCCGGCGCCTGGGGCATGGCCCGCCTTTCCGGCATCTTCGGCAATCTTCGTGTATTGATTGGCGTTGTCATCGTATGGATCGGTATCTGTATAGCCGGTTACAAAATGCAAACCGCTACCGACTTCTATCTGCTGGCCACGGCGGTAGGCCTGGTGATGGGCGGCATACAGTCGCTCAGCCGTTCCACCTACGCCAAGTTAATGCCTGAAACACAGGACACGGCCAGCTTCTTCAGCTATTACGATGTTACCGAAAAGCTCTCGATTGTGATCGGTATGTTTTCTTTTGCTTATATTGATGATTATACAGAAAACATGCGCAACTCCGTCCTCGCCCTGGTCGTGTTTTTTGTGATCGGCCTGGCATGGATCATTTCGGCCCTGCGGAAACAAAGGCAGCTGGCCGGGATGGAGACAGAAAAAGAAAAGCATTTAGTCATGTAG
- a CDS encoding ATP-binding cassette domain-containing protein yields MMISLDQTGKRFNYDWIFRGVSLTFREGERYAILGPNGSGKSTLLQVISGAIQHNEGTVQYSTPEKPIAPDAFFRYCAIAAPYLELIEEFTLTEIITFHTQFKSLLPGITPAMAMEMAGLEKAAHKQLRNFSSGMKQRIKLALAILSDVPVLLLDEPCTNLDAAGVALYQGMINQYGGNRLIIVSSNDEQEYFMCKHHIRITDYKQ; encoded by the coding sequence ATGATGATATCTCTTGACCAGACAGGTAAACGTTTCAACTACGACTGGATATTTCGTGGTGTGAGCCTTACCTTCCGGGAAGGAGAACGCTACGCGATTCTGGGGCCTAACGGTTCAGGAAAATCCACTTTACTACAGGTTATCAGCGGCGCCATTCAACACAATGAAGGCACTGTACAATACAGCACACCGGAAAAACCCATCGCCCCCGATGCGTTTTTCCGGTACTGTGCTATTGCAGCTCCCTATCTGGAGCTGATAGAAGAATTCACCCTCACAGAGATCATCACCTTCCATACCCAATTCAAATCCCTGCTGCCCGGCATTACACCTGCCATGGCCATGGAAATGGCAGGACTGGAAAAAGCAGCCCACAAACAACTCCGTAATTTCTCCTCCGGGATGAAACAGCGTATCAAACTGGCGCTCGCCATTCTCAGCGATGTACCCGTATTATTGCTGGACGAACCCTGCACCAATCTCGATGCTGCCGGTGTAGCGCTCTACCAGGGAATGATCAACCAATACGGAGGCAACCGCCTCATCATCGTCAGCTCCAACGACGAGCAGGAGTATTTCATGTGTAAACACCACATTCGTATCACCGACTACAAACAATAG
- the lpxA gene encoding acyl-ACP--UDP-N-acetylglucosamine O-acyltransferase: MIHPLTYIHPDAKVAPNVKIDPFTVIHKNVEIGDGTWIGSNVTIMEGARIGKNCRIFPGAVISAIPQDLKYAGEETTVEIGNNTTIREFVTINRGTRDKWKTKIGDNCLIMAYGHIAHDCEVGNHCIFSNNTTLAGHITVGDHVVLAGMVAIQQFCKVGDHAFVTGGSLVRKDVPPYVKAAREPLSYVGINSVGLKRRGFSLEKINQILDIYRVIFVKGYKLSKAISIIEAEFPATDERDEILSFIRESGRGIMRGYTSHSNDDIS, translated from the coding sequence ATGATCCACCCGCTTACATACATACATCCGGACGCCAAGGTGGCGCCTAATGTTAAAATTGATCCGTTTACCGTCATCCACAAAAACGTAGAAATCGGCGACGGCACCTGGATTGGCTCCAACGTAACCATTATGGAAGGAGCCCGCATCGGTAAAAACTGCCGCATCTTCCCGGGCGCTGTTATTTCTGCTATCCCTCAGGACCTAAAATATGCGGGTGAAGAAACCACTGTGGAAATAGGAAACAACACTACTATCCGTGAATTCGTGACCATCAACCGCGGTACGCGCGACAAGTGGAAGACCAAGATCGGCGATAACTGCCTGATCATGGCCTATGGCCACATTGCGCACGACTGCGAAGTAGGCAATCACTGCATCTTCTCCAATAACACTACCCTGGCCGGGCATATCACCGTGGGCGACCACGTGGTGCTGGCCGGTATGGTGGCCATCCAGCAGTTCTGTAAAGTAGGCGACCACGCCTTCGTTACCGGTGGCTCCCTCGTGCGGAAAGATGTACCTCCTTATGTAAAAGCCGCCCGTGAGCCCCTCTCCTATGTGGGCATCAACTCGGTAGGACTGAAAAGAAGAGGATTCTCCCTGGAAAAAATCAATCAGATCCTGGATATTTACCGTGTGATTTTTGTGAAAGGCTATAAATTATCCAAGGCCATCAGCATCATCGAAGCTGAGTTTCCGGCCACCGATGAAAGAGACGAAATTCTGTCCTTCATCCGTGAGTCCGGCCGTGGTATTATGAGAGGTTACACTTCCCATTCCAATGATGATATCTCTTGA
- a CDS encoding bifunctional UDP-3-O-[3-hydroxymyristoyl] N-acetylglucosamine deacetylase/3-hydroxyacyl-ACP dehydratase codes for MIENQQLQNQHTLKGDISISGVGLHTGASVNMTLKPASPGSGIKFQRVDLPNQPVVKADVDYVVDTARGTTLEHNGARVSTVEHLLAALVGTGVDNVLIELDGPEIPIMDGSSLPFIEAIEKTGIQDQDAKKIYYTIDTNITYYDEQKKVEMVALPALDYSITCLIDFNSPVLGTQHAKMKSIEHFRNEIASSRTFCFLHELEYLLSNNLIKGGDINNAIVVVDRAVNEEDMARLAKAFNRDTMSVQREGILNNIELRFTNEPARHKLLDVVGDLALIGYPIKAHIIANRPGHASNVEFARKIKAYIKKNKHNKDVPVYDPNQPPIFDTPRIERTLPHRFPMLLVDKIIELGEERVVGVKNVTFNEHFFQGHFPGNPVMPGVLQLEALAQVGGILALNRVSDPENYDTYFLKIDNCKFKQKVVPGDTMILKMELLSPIRRGLVEMRGTVFIGNKVATEADMIAQIVKTREGK; via the coding sequence ATGATTGAAAATCAACAGTTGCAGAACCAGCATACCCTGAAAGGTGATATCAGCATTTCGGGCGTAGGTTTGCATACAGGAGCCAGTGTAAACATGACGCTGAAGCCCGCATCCCCGGGTTCCGGCATCAAATTCCAACGGGTAGACCTGCCTAACCAGCCCGTAGTAAAAGCGGACGTGGACTACGTAGTGGATACTGCCCGCGGCACCACGCTGGAACATAACGGCGCCCGTGTAAGCACGGTGGAGCACCTGCTGGCAGCGTTGGTAGGTACCGGTGTTGACAACGTTCTGATTGAGCTGGACGGCCCTGAAATTCCAATCATGGACGGCAGTTCCCTCCCTTTCATCGAAGCAATCGAAAAAACCGGGATACAGGACCAGGACGCCAAAAAGATCTATTATACTATAGACACCAATATCACCTATTACGACGAGCAGAAAAAAGTAGAGATGGTAGCCTTACCGGCACTGGACTACAGCATCACCTGCCTGATCGACTTCAATTCTCCCGTACTGGGCACCCAGCACGCGAAAATGAAGAGCATTGAGCACTTCAGGAACGAGATTGCCTCTTCCCGCACCTTCTGCTTCCTGCACGAACTGGAATACCTGCTGAGCAATAATCTTATCAAAGGCGGCGATATCAACAACGCTATCGTGGTGGTAGACCGCGCCGTGAACGAAGAAGACATGGCGCGCCTCGCCAAGGCCTTTAACCGCGATACTATGTCAGTACAGCGTGAAGGTATCCTCAATAACATTGAGCTGCGCTTCACCAACGAACCGGCACGCCACAAACTGCTGGACGTAGTAGGCGACCTGGCGCTGATAGGTTATCCGATCAAGGCACATATCATTGCCAACCGTCCCGGCCACGCTTCCAACGTGGAGTTTGCCCGTAAGATCAAGGCATATATCAAAAAGAACAAACACAATAAAGACGTTCCGGTATACGATCCCAACCAGCCACCGATCTTCGATACGCCCCGTATTGAAAGAACGCTGCCGCACCGTTTTCCGATGCTGCTGGTAGACAAGATCATCGAACTGGGTGAAGAAAGAGTAGTGGGCGTTAAGAACGTGACTTTCAACGAGCACTTCTTCCAGGGCCACTTCCCCGGCAACCCGGTGATGCCGGGCGTTTTACAGCTCGAAGCACTGGCGCAGGTAGGCGGTATCCTTGCACTGAACCGCGTATCTGATCCTGAAAACTATGATACCTACTTCCTGAAAATCGACAACTGTAAATTCAAACAGAAAGTCGTACCAGGAGACACCATGATCCTGAAAATGGAACTGCTGAGCCCCATCAGAAGAGGGCTCGTGGAAATGCGGGGAACGGTCTTCATTGGCAATAAAGTAGCTACCGAAGCCGACATGATAGCACAAATTGTAAAAACCAGAGAAGGCAAATAA